The proteins below are encoded in one region of Paeniglutamicibacter cryotolerans:
- the aceA gene encoding isocitrate lyase, with amino-acid sequence MTEHQNPTERAAALENDWATNPRWNGVTRDYSGTDVVKLQGRVQEENTLAKRGSEKLWKQLTEESKTGGYTNALGALTGNQAVQQVKAGLRAVYLSGWQVAADANLSGHTYPDQSLYPANSVPQVVRRINNALMRADQIEFSEGIETVEDWMVPIVADAEAGFGGPLNAYELMKSMISSGASGVHWEDQLASEKKCGHLGGKVLIPTQQHVRTLNAARLAADVSNTPSVVIARTDAEAATLITSDVDDRDKEFVTGERTAEGFYKVRNGIEPCIARAKAYAPYSDLIWMETGTPDLKLARTFAEAVKADFPDQMLSYNCSPSFNWKKHLDDATIAKFQRELGAMGFTFQFITLAGFHSLNHSMFDLAHGYAREGMSAYVELQEAEFASESRGYTATKHQREVGTGYFDDIASILNPNASTLALAGSTEAGQFH; translated from the coding sequence ATGACCGAGCACCAGAACCCCACAGAACGAGCCGCGGCACTGGAAAACGACTGGGCCACCAACCCCCGCTGGAACGGTGTCACCCGTGACTACTCGGGCACGGACGTCGTGAAGCTCCAAGGCCGGGTCCAGGAGGAAAACACCCTCGCCAAGCGCGGCTCGGAAAAGCTCTGGAAGCAGCTCACCGAGGAGTCCAAGACCGGTGGCTATACCAACGCACTGGGTGCACTGACCGGCAACCAGGCCGTCCAGCAGGTCAAGGCCGGCCTGCGCGCCGTCTACCTCTCCGGCTGGCAGGTCGCCGCCGACGCAAACCTCTCCGGCCACACCTACCCGGACCAGTCGCTCTACCCGGCCAACTCGGTCCCGCAGGTCGTTCGCCGCATCAACAACGCGCTGATGCGAGCCGACCAGATCGAGTTCTCCGAGGGCATCGAAACCGTCGAAGACTGGATGGTCCCGATCGTCGCCGACGCCGAGGCCGGCTTCGGCGGCCCGCTGAACGCCTACGAACTGATGAAGTCGATGATCAGCTCCGGCGCTTCGGGAGTGCACTGGGAAGACCAGCTCGCCTCGGAAAAGAAGTGCGGCCATCTCGGCGGCAAGGTCCTGATCCCGACCCAGCAGCACGTCCGCACGTTGAACGCGGCCCGCCTGGCTGCCGACGTCTCCAACACCCCTTCGGTCGTCATTGCCCGCACCGACGCCGAGGCGGCCACCCTGATCACCTCCGACGTCGATGACCGCGATAAGGAATTCGTCACCGGCGAGCGTACGGCCGAGGGCTTCTACAAGGTCCGCAACGGCATCGAGCCCTGCATCGCCCGCGCCAAGGCCTACGCGCCGTACTCCGACCTCATCTGGATGGAGACCGGCACCCCGGACCTGAAGCTGGCACGCACGTTCGCCGAAGCGGTCAAGGCCGACTTCCCGGACCAGATGCTGTCCTACAACTGCTCCCCGTCGTTCAACTGGAAGAAACACCTGGACGATGCCACCATCGCCAAATTCCAGCGCGAGCTCGGCGCCATGGGCTTCACCTTCCAGTTCATCACCCTGGCTGGCTTCCATTCGCTGAACCACTCGATGTTCGACCTTGCCCACGGTTACGCCCGTGAGGGGATGAGCGCCTACGTCGAGCTGCAGGAAGCAGAATTCGCCTCCGAATCCCGTGGCTACACCGCAACAAAGCACCAGCGTGAAGTGGGCACCGGCTACTTCGATGACATCGCCAGCATTCTGAACCCGAACGCGTCCACCCTGGCACTGGCGGGCTCCACCGAGGCCGGCCAGTTCCACTAA
- a CDS encoding helix-turn-helix transcriptional regulator — protein sequence MRFFAYSQKVTTPTWNRPAKHPSGSSAPETDDELDVISLGRRIRHLRKAKGMTLDGLGAAVKTAPSQLSLIENGKREPKLSLLKILASTFGVGLDELLGAEPPSKRAALEIELERAQRGPLYKSLGLPKVRVTSRLPMDVLESLVGLQGELERRLDEQAATPEEARRANSELRGEMRESNNYYRDIEAEAQKMLDAVGHSAGPLSHHVAADIAEHLGFSLRFVGDLPHSTRSVTDLKNRRIFLTQGGKSDHDPRSVLLQAVGHYVLGHRTPEDYSDFLRQRVYTNYFAAALQMPEKATVDFLARAKSRKELAIEDVRDAFAVSYESAAHRFTNLATEHLGITTHFQKVHESGIIHKAYENDGVNFPADHTGAIEGQAVCRYWTSREVFDVADKFRAYEQYTDTVAGTYWCTARTEKHSSGTYSLSIGVPFEHVKWFRGRDTTERSASRCPDDTCCRRPPADLSALWAGQAWPAARANSHLLAAMPSGAFPGVDETEVYRFLQAHAE from the coding sequence TTGCGTTTCTTCGCGTATTCTCAAAAAGTGACGACTCCCACTTGGAATAGACCAGCAAAGCACCCGAGCGGCTCTTCTGCCCCGGAAACCGATGACGAACTGGACGTTATTTCGCTCGGACGCCGGATCAGGCACCTGCGCAAGGCCAAGGGCATGACCCTGGATGGCCTCGGCGCAGCGGTGAAGACGGCGCCAAGCCAGCTCTCGCTCATCGAAAACGGAAAACGCGAACCGAAACTGAGTTTGCTCAAGATCCTGGCCTCGACCTTCGGCGTCGGGCTGGACGAACTTCTGGGGGCCGAACCGCCGAGCAAGCGGGCGGCGCTGGAGATCGAACTGGAGCGCGCCCAGCGCGGGCCGCTCTACAAATCGCTGGGCCTGCCCAAGGTCAGGGTCACCTCGCGGTTGCCCATGGACGTGCTCGAATCGCTGGTCGGGCTGCAGGGGGAACTGGAACGCCGGCTCGATGAACAGGCCGCCACCCCGGAAGAGGCGCGCCGGGCCAACTCCGAACTGCGCGGTGAAATGCGCGAGAGCAACAACTATTACCGGGACATCGAGGCCGAGGCACAGAAGATGCTCGATGCCGTCGGGCACAGCGCAGGCCCGTTGTCCCACCATGTGGCGGCGGACATCGCCGAGCACCTGGGATTCTCGCTGCGCTTCGTCGGGGATCTGCCGCACTCCACCCGCTCGGTCACCGACCTGAAGAACCGGAGGATATTCCTGACCCAGGGCGGGAAATCGGACCACGACCCGCGCTCGGTGCTGCTCCAGGCCGTCGGGCACTACGTACTGGGCCATCGGACGCCGGAGGACTACTCCGACTTCCTGCGCCAGCGTGTCTACACGAACTACTTCGCCGCCGCCCTGCAGATGCCGGAAAAGGCCACAGTGGACTTCCTGGCGCGGGCGAAGTCCCGCAAGGAGCTCGCCATCGAGGACGTGCGCGACGCGTTCGCCGTGTCCTACGAGTCGGCGGCACACCGCTTCACCAACCTGGCCACCGAACACCTGGGCATCACCACGCATTTCCAGAAGGTGCACGAGTCCGGGATCATCCACAAGGCCTATGAGAACGACGGAGTCAATTTCCCCGCCGATCACACGGGGGCCATCGAGGGGCAGGCGGTGTGCCGGTACTGGACCAGCCGTGAGGTGTTCGATGTGGCGGACAAGTTCCGCGCCTACGAGCAATACACCGACACCGTCGCCGGGACTTATTGGTGCACGGCGCGGACCGAGAAGCACTCATCGGGCACCTATTCGCTGAGCATCGGGGTGCCGTTCGAGCATGTGAAGTGGTTCCGTGGCCGGGACACCACCGAGCGTTCGGCGTCCCGGTGCCCGGACGATACCTGCTGCCGGCGCCCCCCGGCGGATCTGTCGGCCCTCTGGGCGGGGCAGGCCTGGCCGGCGGCGCGAGCCAACTCGCATCTGCTCGCCGCGATGCCTTCCGGGGCGTTCCCCGGCGTGGACGAGACGGAGGTCTACCGCTTCCTGCAGGCCCACGCCGAATAG
- a CDS encoding response regulator, with product MTAIRVLVVDNEHLMRQALRIVLDTSPATEWIGEAANGLEAIEFCRHETPDIILMDMQMPRMNGVEATAIITAKYPTIGVLAITSFSSEEFLVPALRAGAAGYLVKDAEPAELLAAIGSVHEGNAALSQSVSRDLVETIRNSTGALGHGNSPQPPVPLSQRELDVVKSLAKGRNNSEIAKELQITEATVKAHLGRIMAKFDVRDRVQTLIRATQYGLVELNMD from the coding sequence ATGACTGCTATTCGGGTATTGGTTGTGGACAACGAACATCTCATGCGTCAGGCACTACGCATAGTGCTCGACACCTCACCGGCCACCGAATGGATCGGCGAAGCGGCGAACGGCCTCGAGGCAATCGAGTTCTGCCGGCATGAGACCCCCGACATCATCCTGATGGACATGCAGATGCCGCGCATGAACGGCGTCGAAGCCACGGCAATCATCACGGCGAAATATCCGACGATCGGGGTCCTGGCCATTACCTCCTTCTCCTCGGAGGAATTCCTGGTTCCCGCGCTTCGTGCCGGAGCCGCCGGATATCTGGTCAAGGACGCCGAACCCGCCGAACTGCTAGCGGCCATCGGGTCCGTCCACGAAGGCAACGCCGCTCTCTCCCAATCGGTCTCCCGGGACCTGGTCGAGACGATCCGAAACAGCACCGGCGCCCTGGGCCACGGCAATTCCCCCCAGCCGCCTGTCCCGTTGTCCCAACGCGAGCTCGATGTCGTCAAGTCGCTGGCCAAGGGGCGCAACAACTCCGAAATCGCCAAGGAACTGCAGATCACCGAGGCAACGGTGAAGGCCCACCTCGGCCGCATCATGGCCAAATTCGACGTCCGAGATCGCGTACAGACCCTCATTCGGGCTACGCAGTACGGGCTGGTCGAATTGAACATGGACTGA
- a CDS encoding sensor histidine kinase produces MTTAQRRPRAWGAPTLRHWALIASSAITLVFLATDIATFFSEPDPDLISRRLGGMFAGIGCLVALSLMWFRPLYSVLALVVAMALSVMAGEYILTLFVVPLILVLITLAEGRKLSVPLLAATGAWCLSIVLVRPYDLGLLVLLAPLLAIAYIFSRTAKRVLGERERDRERIAAARLRQREAVEAERKAIARDLHDIVAHDITIIAMQARAAGFSGNADVGQEALKVIGDTAKEALQDLRVMLNVLRTDGPVTRTGEALDESAANAASSLEILIGIEHFANRLTELGYRVRTEADPSMAGLSQSAQTALYRVLQESTTNIVKHAGTGALCRIEATVIDGRAHLEVANSLTLMGGSMLDTPGHLSSGIVGMVDRMGTFGGTLSAGKVDREWLVRAALPMPALASGNLRSTKKAEKDTKV; encoded by the coding sequence GTGACTACCGCTCAACGGCGTCCCCGTGCATGGGGAGCTCCCACCCTTCGCCACTGGGCCCTGATCGCTAGTAGTGCGATCACCCTGGTTTTTTTGGCAACCGATATTGCCACCTTTTTCAGCGAGCCGGACCCGGACCTGATAAGTCGACGGCTCGGAGGGATGTTTGCCGGCATCGGGTGCCTGGTGGCATTGAGCTTGATGTGGTTCCGTCCCCTTTACTCCGTCCTTGCCCTGGTTGTTGCCATGGCGCTGAGCGTGATGGCGGGAGAATATATCCTGACGCTTTTCGTCGTGCCGCTCATCCTTGTCTTGATAACCCTTGCGGAGGGCCGGAAGCTCTCGGTGCCCCTCTTGGCTGCGACGGGAGCATGGTGCCTGTCCATCGTGCTGGTGCGCCCCTATGACCTTGGGCTGCTGGTTCTGCTCGCGCCACTTCTGGCTATCGCTTATATATTCTCAAGGACGGCGAAGCGGGTGCTGGGCGAACGGGAACGGGACCGGGAGCGAATTGCCGCCGCCCGTCTGCGTCAGCGCGAGGCGGTCGAGGCCGAGCGCAAGGCGATTGCCAGGGACCTGCACGACATCGTCGCGCACGACATCACGATCATTGCGATGCAGGCGAGGGCTGCCGGCTTCTCCGGGAACGCGGACGTTGGCCAGGAAGCACTGAAAGTCATCGGTGATACTGCCAAGGAAGCCCTGCAGGATCTGCGGGTCATGCTCAATGTGCTGCGTACCGATGGTCCCGTGACGCGGACCGGTGAAGCCCTGGATGAATCGGCTGCCAATGCGGCGAGCAGCTTGGAAATCCTGATTGGCATCGAGCACTTCGCCAACCGGCTGACCGAGCTGGGCTACCGCGTGCGGACGGAGGCCGATCCGTCCATGGCAGGACTCTCGCAGAGCGCGCAGACCGCCCTGTATAGGGTGCTGCAGGAATCCACCACGAACATCGTCAAACATGCGGGGACTGGGGCCCTCTGCCGCATCGAAGCGACGGTCATCGACGGGCGGGCCCATCTGGAGGTGGCCAACTCGCTGACCCTGATGGGTGGATCGATGCTTGATACCCCGGGGCACCTCAGCTCGGGAATCGTGGGAATGGTCGACCGCATGGGTACGTTCGGCGGGACACTGTCGGCCGGGAAGGTGGATCGGGAATGGCTGGTGCGAGCCGCCCTGCCGATGCCGGCCTTGGCCTCCGGAAACCTTAGATCCACAAAAAAAGCCGAAAAAGACACAAAAGTGTAG
- a CDS encoding HAD family hydrolase has product MDATRPPLTAGRPIVFSDLDRTLFFSLNALYLDGEDADAPALRVAEIHEGRPIAYITVAAHELLGDLAATHHFVPVTTRTSAQYRRMLIPGPLPRYAITGNGGTILRDGVVDGDWTARIDAILACSAAPLEEIARELRREEFAVWMLRLRDAEKRFLYAVVDRTAITAEVLDGLTDWCHERGWAVSLQGRKLYCVPHGITKHDALAEVALRLGGGPTLAAGDSLLDQGMLLAADRALRPAHGELESTGFTHGKLTVTTGRGVRAGEEIVRGMRSWADAASPSDC; this is encoded by the coding sequence ATGGACGCCACCCGGCCACCACTCACGGCGGGACGCCCAATCGTCTTCAGCGACCTGGATCGCACCCTGTTCTTCTCGCTCAACGCCCTCTACCTCGACGGGGAAGACGCGGACGCACCCGCGCTGCGCGTCGCGGAAATCCACGAGGGCCGCCCCATCGCCTACATCACGGTCGCCGCCCACGAACTGCTCGGCGACCTCGCCGCGACCCACCATTTCGTGCCGGTGACCACCCGCACCTCGGCGCAGTACCGGCGCATGCTGATCCCGGGCCCGCTCCCCCGCTATGCCATCACCGGCAACGGTGGCACCATCCTGCGCGATGGCGTCGTGGACGGGGACTGGACGGCGCGGATCGATGCCATCCTCGCCTGCTCGGCGGCACCGTTGGAAGAGATTGCCCGCGAGTTGCGCCGGGAGGAATTCGCCGTCTGGATGCTGCGCCTGCGAGATGCGGAGAAGCGATTCCTCTACGCCGTGGTAGACCGCACTGCGATCACGGCGGAGGTGCTGGACGGGCTCACCGACTGGTGCCACGAGAGGGGCTGGGCCGTGTCGTTGCAGGGCCGTAAGCTCTATTGCGTCCCCCACGGGATCACCAAGCACGACGCGTTGGCAGAGGTCGCTTTGCGTTTGGGAGGCGGTCCCACGTTGGCGGCGGGTGACTCGCTATTGGATCAGGGCATGCTGTTGGCGGCCGACCGCGCATTGCGCCCCGCCCATGGGGAGCTCGAAAGCACCGGATTCACCCATGGGAAACTGACCGTCACCACGGGACGCGGCGTACGGGCCGGGGAGGAAATCGTTCGCGGGATGCGCAGCTGGGCGGATGCCGCTTCGCCGTCCGACTGCTGA
- a CDS encoding phosphoribosyltransferase domain-containing protein: MNGTIWIGDYVANTLGIGVHTDPTGSLFDARDLIGMALRRNPKRAHLLVSSVLGKHIPTDPGLLIAAGELLGALVARALAPEPDTCSTAAIDDAALAAIAAELGAALRTTTDASGAERIARARELLEPLRRDHPEVATLGYAETATGLGALVAGAIGSYYIHSTRHSGNGTPAFGAFEEEHSHATSHRLLPTDPRPLAQSPTLVLVDDELSTGTTIINTIRELHAIAPRPYYVVAALVDMRTADDRARFERIATELGTRIRVVALARGRVALPDDVLETARQLLDTLPPAGNPHQRPAGAIELIELNAADGSRTIPGNRHGSNRTLPADNRVPAAGSALNDALGGLPADDVVVLGTEEFLHFPLLVADWLNTRGPAAGSVRFSSTTRSPIVAMDRADYAINSALDFTSHDDTVDGPGPRFAYNVSGACGPRTIILMPEPGTDPEKLTGPGSVTEALAGAAERVIVALFPAPEPPPATPPAAEPLRGPAFGSYAASDVGWLLKDLGTLELEAPTARRERDIQSGAAHYCESLPVEYEPTPTYLGLFEQSLTRSAQRVAHAVGVISEIAMAKRDGVPVLVSLARAGTPVGVLMKRWIARNHGIDVPHYTMSVIRGKGLDHNALRYLAATYDPARILFVDGWTGKGAVTQTLVSSLAAFSHDGPGSFNPELAVLADPGHCASIFGSRDDYLVPSACLNSTVSGLVSRTVLNEEWIGEHDFHGGKFYAGLRDADRSTRFIDAVAAHFPEVRETARATAREQLSEPPALTFSGLRAVEAIGTEYGIGNINLIKPGVGETTRVLLRRVPWKVLVNPNALRELGHVLLLAEQRGVEILEVPRLPYSCVGLIRPLTGTATEEA; encoded by the coding sequence ATGAACGGCACCATCTGGATCGGGGACTACGTGGCGAACACGCTGGGAATCGGCGTGCACACCGACCCGACCGGCAGCCTGTTCGACGCCCGGGACCTGATCGGCATGGCACTGCGCCGCAATCCCAAGCGTGCCCACCTCCTGGTATCCAGCGTCCTGGGCAAGCACATTCCCACCGATCCGGGGCTGCTGATTGCTGCCGGCGAGCTGCTCGGAGCGCTGGTGGCGCGCGCTCTCGCACCGGAGCCGGACACCTGCTCCACGGCCGCGATCGACGATGCCGCCTTGGCGGCGATCGCCGCCGAACTGGGAGCCGCGCTGCGCACCACCACGGACGCCTCCGGTGCCGAACGCATCGCCCGGGCCCGGGAACTGCTGGAACCGCTGCGCCGGGACCACCCGGAGGTGGCCACGCTCGGCTACGCGGAAACCGCCACCGGGCTCGGCGCACTCGTGGCTGGTGCCATCGGCTCCTACTACATCCATTCCACCCGGCACAGCGGCAACGGGACCCCCGCGTTCGGCGCCTTCGAAGAGGAGCACTCCCACGCCACCTCGCACCGGCTGCTGCCCACCGACCCGCGTCCGCTCGCACAGTCCCCGACGCTGGTACTGGTCGACGACGAGCTGAGCACCGGCACCACCATCATCAACACGATCCGCGAGCTGCACGCCATCGCCCCGCGCCCGTACTACGTCGTCGCCGCACTGGTGGACATGCGCACGGCGGATGACCGCGCCCGCTTCGAGCGGATCGCCACGGAACTCGGCACCCGGATCCGCGTCGTGGCTCTGGCCCGGGGCCGGGTCGCCCTGCCGGACGACGTGCTCGAAACGGCCCGGCAGCTGCTTGACACGCTGCCCCCCGCGGGGAACCCGCATCAGCGCCCCGCCGGAGCCATCGAGCTGATCGAGCTGAACGCCGCAGACGGTTCCCGGACGATTCCCGGGAACCGCCACGGCAGCAACCGCACCTTGCCCGCCGACAACCGGGTCCCCGCCGCCGGCTCGGCGCTGAACGACGCGCTGGGCGGCCTCCCCGCCGACGACGTCGTGGTGCTGGGCACCGAGGAATTCCTACACTTCCCGCTGCTGGTCGCCGACTGGCTGAACACCCGCGGTCCAGCCGCCGGCTCGGTACGCTTCTCCTCGACCACGCGCTCTCCCATCGTCGCCATGGACCGCGCAGACTACGCCATCAACAGCGCGCTGGACTTCACCAGCCACGATGACACGGTCGATGGCCCCGGGCCGCGCTTCGCCTACAACGTCTCGGGGGCCTGCGGCCCGCGGACCATCATCCTGATGCCCGAACCCGGCACCGACCCGGAGAAGCTCACCGGTCCCGGCAGCGTCACCGAGGCACTGGCCGGCGCCGCGGAACGGGTCATCGTGGCCCTGTTCCCCGCTCCGGAACCTCCCCCCGCGACGCCTCCCGCCGCCGAGCCCCTGCGCGGCCCCGCGTTCGGATCCTATGCCGCCAGCGATGTCGGTTGGCTGCTGAAGGACCTAGGCACCCTGGAACTGGAAGCCCCCACGGCGCGGCGCGAACGGGACATCCAGAGCGGTGCGGCGCACTACTGCGAATCCCTGCCGGTGGAATACGAGCCCACGCCCACATACCTGGGGCTCTTCGAGCAGTCCCTCACCCGCTCGGCGCAGCGGGTGGCCCACGCGGTCGGCGTGATCTCCGAGATCGCGATGGCCAAGCGCGACGGCGTCCCGGTGCTGGTGTCCCTCGCCCGGGCCGGCACCCCGGTCGGCGTGTTGATGAAACGCTGGATCGCCAGGAACCACGGGATCGATGTCCCGCACTACACCATGAGCGTGATCCGCGGAAAGGGCCTGGACCACAACGCGCTGCGCTACCTGGCCGCGACCTATGATCCGGCGCGGATCCTTTTCGTCGACGGATGGACCGGCAAGGGAGCCGTCACGCAAACCCTGGTGTCGTCGCTGGCGGCCTTCAGCCACGACGGGCCCGGCTCCTTCAACCCCGAACTGGCGGTCCTGGCCGACCCCGGGCACTGCGCCTCGATCTTCGGCAGCCGGGACGACTATCTGGTGCCGTCGGCCTGCCTGAACTCGACGGTGTCCGGTCTGGTGTCACGCACAGTGCTCAACGAGGAATGGATCGGCGAGCACGATTTCCACGGTGGAAAATTCTATGCCGGGCTCCGTGACGCCGACCGCTCGACTCGTTTCATCGACGCAGTCGCCGCGCACTTCCCCGAGGTCCGGGAGACCGCCCGGGCCACCGCCCGGGAGCAGCTGTCCGAACCCCCGGCACTCACCTTCAGCGGGCTGCGCGCCGTGGAGGCCATCGGCACCGAATACGGCATCGGAAACATCAACCTGATCAAGCCCGGCGTCGGCGAGACCACTCGGGTGCTGCTGCGCCGGGTGCCCTGGAAGGTGCTGGTGAACCCGAATGCCCTGCGGGAGCTCGGGCACGTGCTGCTGCTCGCCGAACAACGCGGCGTGGAGATTCTTGAGGTTCCGCGGCTTCCCTACAGCTGCGTCGGGCTCATCCGGCCGCTGACCGGCACCGCGACGGAAGAGGCCTGA
- a CDS encoding HpcH/HpaI aldolase/citrate lyase family protein, producing MRHFSFLDEDQLEHLFFRRPAVLDLDTDPALLAVALGATLYSPGTRPDLASDILKLGSRGVLSMVICLEDSIPDGEVAAAQENVAAALELLYSRRAGSAGAEAVPMLFVRPRSPEQMLALARRCGASMRVLSGFAVPKFENEAGAAQRYFEALAQVRRLVLDAPQSSPGLATDARFWLMPILESPAIIHRETRTQALARIVEVIEENRADVLAVRIGATDFSSAFGLRRTRDLTIYDVQVVASVIADIVNMLGRPEDALVISGPVWEHFDNNERLLRPQLRLTPFAAAHEDALRQRLLTSNLDGLIREIGLDHANGLLGKTVIHPSHVPLVHALSVVSHEDYLDALAIISPTGGGATASPYSNKMNEHKPHRAWAERTLLKADAFGVAAPDINFVDLLEASVR from the coding sequence ATGCGCCATTTCAGCTTCCTCGACGAGGACCAGCTCGAGCACCTGTTTTTCCGGCGGCCCGCCGTGCTGGACCTGGACACCGATCCGGCCCTGCTGGCCGTCGCCCTGGGCGCCACGCTCTACAGCCCCGGTACCCGGCCGGACCTAGCCTCCGACATCCTCAAGCTCGGGTCACGGGGAGTGCTGAGCATGGTCATCTGCCTGGAGGACTCCATCCCGGATGGCGAGGTGGCGGCGGCACAGGAGAACGTCGCCGCCGCGCTGGAACTGCTCTACAGCCGACGGGCCGGGTCCGCGGGCGCGGAGGCGGTGCCGATGCTCTTCGTGAGGCCGCGCAGTCCGGAGCAGATGCTCGCCTTGGCCCGGCGCTGCGGGGCGTCGATGCGGGTGCTCTCGGGCTTCGCCGTGCCGAAGTTCGAGAACGAGGCCGGCGCCGCGCAACGCTACTTCGAGGCACTGGCACAGGTACGCCGGCTGGTCCTCGATGCCCCGCAGTCCTCCCCCGGCCTCGCCACCGATGCCAGGTTCTGGCTCATGCCGATCCTCGAGTCCCCCGCCATCATCCACCGTGAAACCCGTACCCAGGCGCTTGCGCGCATCGTGGAGGTGATCGAGGAGAACCGGGCCGACGTGCTGGCAGTACGCATCGGCGCCACCGACTTCTCCAGCGCGTTCGGCCTGCGCCGCACCCGCGACCTGACCATCTACGACGTGCAGGTCGTCGCCTCGGTGATCGCCGACATCGTGAACATGCTGGGGCGGCCCGAGGACGCACTGGTCATCTCCGGTCCGGTCTGGGAGCACTTCGATAACAACGAACGGCTGCTGCGTCCGCAACTGCGCCTCACCCCCTTCGCCGCCGCCCACGAGGATGCGCTGCGCCAGCGGCTGCTGACATCGAACCTGGACGGGCTGATCCGCGAGATCGGACTGGACCACGCAAACGGACTGCTCGGCAAGACGGTCATCCATCCCAGCCACGTCCCGCTAGTCCACGCGCTCTCGGTGGTCAGCCACGAGGACTACCTCGACGCACTGGCCATCATCTCGCCCACCGGCGGTGGCGCCACCGCCTCGCCGTACAGCAACAAAATGAACGAACACAAACCTCACCGGGCGTGGGCCGAACGGACCCTGCTCAAAGCCGACGCCTTCGGCGTGGCGGCACCCGATATCAACTTCGTCGACCTGCTGGAAGCGAGCGTGCGATGA
- a CDS encoding TerD family protein: MAILIPGANAALTAENPGLTSVMVGIGWNVVPSRGPASEPIPTAILCGVDGTALSDEHLVFFNQIIDPAASVRFIGDEDREQIDVDLTRVPAEVHKISFVVYIDPDLRGPGTFASVRDAHIRIADPSGRELVRFPIPADTAANVSAMIFGDLYRHAGGWKFRAIGQGYTDGLSGIAADFRLSI; the protein is encoded by the coding sequence ATGGCCATCCTGATCCCCGGGGCCAATGCCGCGCTGACGGCGGAAAACCCCGGACTCACATCCGTCATGGTCGGAATCGGCTGGAACGTCGTGCCCAGCCGCGGCCCGGCGTCCGAACCGATCCCCACGGCCATCCTCTGCGGGGTGGACGGAACGGCACTCTCCGACGAGCACCTGGTGTTCTTCAACCAGATCATCGACCCTGCGGCATCGGTGCGGTTCATCGGCGACGAGGACCGGGAACAGATCGACGTCGACCTCACCCGCGTCCCGGCCGAGGTGCACAAGATTTCCTTCGTCGTCTACATCGACCCAGACCTGCGCGGGCCCGGGACCTTCGCCTCGGTGCGCGATGCCCACATCCGCATTGCCGACCCCTCCGGCCGCGAGCTGGTGCGCTTCCCGATCCCCGCGGACACGGCGGCCAACGTGTCGGCCATGATCTTCGGCGACCTGTACCGGCATGCCGGCGGGTGGAAGTTCCGGGCCATCGGCCAGGGCTATACCGATGGCCTGAGCGGCATCGCGGCCGACTTCCGGCTCTCGATCTGA